One genomic window of Xanthobacter dioxanivorans includes the following:
- a CDS encoding GNAT family N-acetyltransferase, producing the protein MSARLSLRPYLPADAPVLAALFRASILDLTGEDYDEEQQEAWAAAADDEAAFAARLAGQLTLVALKDGAPAGFVALKDNTHIDLLYVHPDAAGAGVARALCDAAEALAKGRGAKAVTVDASDTALGFFQKRGYEAHRRNMVPLADTWLGNTAMKKKLGDNDAVPRH; encoded by the coding sequence ATGAGCGCGCGCCTGTCCCTGCGGCCCTATCTGCCCGCCGACGCGCCGGTGCTGGCGGCCCTGTTCCGCGCCTCCATCCTGGATCTCACCGGCGAGGACTATGACGAGGAGCAGCAGGAGGCCTGGGCCGCCGCGGCCGACGACGAGGCCGCCTTCGCCGCGCGCCTCGCCGGCCAGCTCACTTTGGTGGCGCTGAAGGACGGCGCGCCGGCGGGCTTCGTCGCGCTCAAGGACAATACCCACATCGACCTGCTCTACGTGCACCCGGACGCCGCCGGCGCCGGCGTCGCCCGCGCGCTGTGCGATGCGGCGGAGGCGCTGGCGAAGGGCCGGGGCGCCAAGGCGGTGACGGTGGACGCCAGCGACACGGCGCTCGGCTTCTTCCAGAAGCGCGGCTACGAGGCCCACCGCCGCAACATGGTGCCGCTCGCCGACACCTGGCTCGGCAACACCGCCATGAAGAAGAAGCTGGGGGACAACGATGCCGTCCCCCGGCACTGA
- the cimA gene encoding citramalate synthase produces the protein MPSKERLYLFDTTLRDGAQTNGVDFTVADKIRVLGLLDQLGVDYVEAGYPGANPTDTQLFAEEHPAKARLTAFGMTKRPGRSASNDPGIAALLAAKADAICFVAKSSAYQVRVALETTNEENLASIRESVAAAVAAGREALVDCEHFFDGFKEDSDFALACARAAYEAGARWVVLCDTNGGTLPHEVEAIVAEVVKVVPGDHVGIHAHNDTEQAVANSLAAVRAGARQIQGTLNGLGERCGNANLCSIIPTLLLKSDYSKRFDIGVSPQALADIAHVSRTLDEMLNRAPDRHAPYVGESAFATKAGIHASAILKDPATYEHVAPEAVGNRRKLLVSDQAGKSNVLAELERLGVPVDKADPRISRLLDEVKTREALGYAYEAADASFALLARRVLGNVPDFFDVERFSVKVERRFNAKGEITTVAEAIVKVKVGEETLLSAAEGNGPVNALDLALRKDLGRYQPFISGLHLTDYRVRVLNGGTEAVTRVLIESADETGDRWTTVGVSPNIIDASFEALIDSITWKLLKEGAPA, from the coding sequence ATGCCGAGCAAAGAACGCCTCTACCTCTTCGACACCACCCTGCGCGACGGGGCGCAGACCAATGGGGTGGACTTCACCGTCGCCGACAAGATCCGGGTCCTGGGCCTGCTCGACCAGCTCGGGGTCGACTACGTGGAGGCGGGCTATCCCGGCGCCAATCCCACCGACACCCAGCTGTTCGCCGAGGAGCATCCGGCGAAGGCCCGCCTCACCGCCTTCGGCATGACCAAGCGCCCCGGCCGCTCCGCCTCCAACGATCCCGGCATCGCCGCGCTGCTCGCGGCCAAGGCGGACGCCATCTGCTTCGTCGCCAAGTCGTCCGCCTACCAGGTGCGGGTGGCGCTGGAGACCACGAATGAGGAGAACCTCGCCTCCATCCGCGAGAGCGTGGCGGCGGCGGTGGCCGCCGGCCGCGAGGCGCTGGTGGATTGCGAGCACTTCTTCGACGGATTCAAGGAAGACAGCGACTTCGCCCTCGCCTGCGCCCGCGCCGCCTACGAGGCCGGTGCCCGCTGGGTGGTGCTGTGCGACACCAATGGCGGCACGCTGCCCCATGAGGTGGAAGCCATCGTCGCCGAGGTGGTGAAGGTGGTGCCGGGCGACCACGTGGGCATCCACGCCCACAACGACACCGAGCAGGCGGTGGCGAACTCCCTCGCCGCCGTGCGCGCCGGGGCGCGGCAGATCCAGGGCACCCTCAACGGCCTGGGCGAGCGCTGCGGCAACGCGAACCTGTGCTCCATCATCCCGACGCTGCTGCTGAAGAGCGACTATTCCAAGCGCTTCGACATCGGCGTCTCGCCGCAGGCGCTGGCCGACATCGCCCATGTCTCGCGCACCCTGGACGAGATGCTGAACCGCGCGCCGGACCGCCACGCCCCCTATGTGGGCGAGAGCGCCTTCGCCACCAAGGCCGGCATCCATGCCTCGGCCATCCTGAAGGATCCCGCCACCTACGAGCATGTGGCCCCGGAGGCGGTGGGCAACCGGCGCAAGCTGCTGGTCTCGGACCAGGCGGGCAAGTCCAACGTGCTGGCGGAGCTGGAGCGCCTCGGCGTGCCGGTGGACAAGGCCGATCCGCGCATCTCCCGCCTGCTCGACGAGGTGAAGACCCGCGAGGCGCTGGGCTATGCCTACGAGGCGGCGGACGCCTCCTTCGCCCTTCTGGCGCGGCGCGTGCTCGGCAACGTGCCGGACTTCTTCGACGTGGAGCGCTTCAGCGTGAAGGTGGAGCGGCGCTTCAACGCCAAGGGCGAGATCACCACCGTGGCCGAGGCCATCGTCAAGGTGAAGGTGGGGGAGGAGACGCTCCTCTCCGCCGCCGAGGGCAACGGCCCGGTGAACGCCCTCGACCTCGCTCTGCGCAAGGATCTGGGCCGGTACCAGCCCTTCATTTCCGGGCTGCACCTCACCGACTATCGCGTGCGCGTGCTGAACGGCGGCACCGAGGCGGTCACCCGCGTGCTCATCGAGAGCGCGGACGAGACCGGCGACCGCTGGACCACGGTCGGCGTGTCGCCCAACATCATCGACGCCTCGTTCGAGGCGCTGATCGATTCCATCACCTGGAAGCTGCTGAAGGAAGGCGCGCCGGCCTGA
- the ku gene encoding non-homologous end joining protein Ku, with the protein MAPRSFWKGYLKLSLVTCRVAMTPATSEREKLRFHTLNRATGHRVVSRYFDEGTGKAVDEADAARGYQTGENSYVLLEDEELDAIALDSTRTIDIDRFVPRDSVGWAYLDAPHYLVPDDEVGTEAFAVIREAMAQSRTAALARLVLYRRERAVMVEPRGRGLVLWTLRYGDEVRRFDGAPAADGGPDKAALALVKKLIAERTRPWTPDMVEDPVQDALLGLIAAKRSKRPARRPKAAAAPEPASNVVNIMDALKRSLSAGRRRGGK; encoded by the coding sequence ATGGCGCCGCGCTCCTTCTGGAAAGGCTATCTGAAGCTCTCCCTCGTCACCTGCCGGGTGGCCATGACGCCGGCGACGAGCGAGCGCGAGAAGCTGCGCTTCCATACCCTCAACCGCGCCACCGGCCACCGCGTGGTGTCCCGCTATTTCGACGAAGGGACGGGCAAGGCGGTGGACGAGGCCGACGCGGCGCGCGGCTACCAGACCGGCGAGAACAGCTATGTGCTGCTGGAGGACGAGGAGCTCGACGCCATCGCCCTCGACAGCACCCGCACCATCGACATCGACCGCTTCGTGCCGCGCGACAGCGTCGGCTGGGCGTATCTGGACGCGCCGCATTACCTGGTGCCCGACGACGAGGTGGGCACGGAGGCATTCGCCGTCATCCGCGAGGCCATGGCGCAGAGCCGGACGGCGGCCCTTGCCCGCCTCGTCCTCTACCGGCGCGAGCGCGCCGTGATGGTCGAGCCGCGCGGGCGCGGCCTGGTGCTGTGGACCCTGCGCTACGGCGACGAGGTGCGCCGGTTCGACGGGGCGCCCGCAGCGGATGGCGGCCCCGACAAGGCCGCCCTTGCTTTGGTGAAGAAGCTGATCGCCGAGCGCACCCGCCCGTGGACGCCGGACATGGTGGAAGACCCGGTGCAGGACGCCCTGCTCGGCCTCATCGCGGCCAAGCGCAGCAAGCGCCCGGCGCGTAGGCCGAAGGCCGCCGCCGCGCCGGAGCCGGCCTCCAACGTGGTGAACATCATGGACGCGCTGAAACGCAGCCTTTCGGCCGGGAGGAGGCGCGGCGGCAAGTAA
- a CDS encoding DUF3008 family protein yields the protein MPAKSKAQQMAAGAALAAKRGEQPKSKLKGASHSMVDSMSEKELHDLASTKRKGKPAHAPRD from the coding sequence ATGCCTGCCAAATCGAAAGCCCAGCAGATGGCCGCCGGCGCGGCGCTTGCGGCCAAGCGCGGCGAGCAGCCGAAAAGCAAGCTGAAGGGCGCCTCCCACTCCATGGTGGATTCCATGAGCGAGAAGGAGCTCCATGACCTCGCATCCACCAAGAGGAAGGGCAAGCCCGCGCATGCGCCCCGTGACTGA
- a CDS encoding DUF2934 domain-containing protein, producing MPQTTSTPEKSADIALRGLTETERDQIRRRAHAIWREEGYPQGRDRAHWEMAELQVLKGRRSY from the coding sequence ATGCCGCAGACCACCAGCACGCCGGAGAAATCCGCCGACATTGCGCTGCGCGGCCTCACCGAAACCGAGCGCGACCAGATCCGCCGGCGCGCCCACGCCATCTGGCGGGAGGAAGGCTATCCGCAGGGCCGCGACCGCGCCCACTGGGAGATGGCGGAGCTCCAGGTGCTCAAGGGGCGACGGTCCTATTAG
- the amaB gene encoding L-piperidine-6-carboxylate dehydrogenase, whose amino-acid sequence MSRFPEPGILPSEAREILTRLGVGGDALRGPRAACSPLTGEVLAHVPEMGAGEVERAIARAHAAYLAWRTVPAPRRGELVRLFGAELRAVKADLAALVTLEAGKIASEGAGEVQEMIDICDFATGLSRQLHGLTIATERPDHRMMETWHPMGVVGVISAFNFPVAVWSWNAALAFVCGDAVVWKPSEKTPLTALAVDAVFRRAAARFGDVPEGLSTLVLGGRDAGEALVDDARVPIISATGSTAMGRSVGPRVAERFGRAILELGGNNAAIVCPSADLDLTVRAVAFAAMGTAGQRCTSLRRLIVHDGIYDALVARLKTAYGSVSVGDPRAAATLVGPLIDGAAFGTMQLALDAARAAGGTVTGGERVGEAALPGAFYVRPALVEMPAQTDTVAAETFAPILYVLRYGAFAEAVRLNNEVPQGLASSVFTTDLREAELFLSVTGSDCGIANVNIGPSGAEIGGAFGGEKETGGGREAGSDSWKAYMRRATNTINYGMKLPLAQGVTFEVG is encoded by the coding sequence ATGTCCCGCTTTCCCGAACCCGGCATCCTTCCGTCTGAGGCCAGGGAGATCCTGACGCGGCTCGGCGTCGGCGGCGATGCCCTCAGGGGTCCGCGCGCGGCGTGCTCGCCGCTCACCGGCGAGGTCCTGGCCCATGTGCCGGAGATGGGTGCGGGGGAGGTGGAGCGGGCCATCGCCCGCGCCCACGCCGCCTATCTTGCCTGGCGCACGGTGCCGGCGCCGCGGCGCGGCGAGCTGGTGCGCCTGTTCGGCGCGGAGCTGCGCGCCGTCAAGGCGGACCTCGCCGCCCTGGTGACGCTGGAGGCGGGCAAGATCGCCTCGGAAGGGGCGGGCGAGGTGCAGGAGATGATCGACATCTGCGACTTCGCCACCGGCCTGTCGCGCCAGCTCCACGGCCTGACCATCGCTACCGAGCGGCCCGACCACCGGATGATGGAGACCTGGCACCCCATGGGCGTGGTGGGCGTCATCTCCGCCTTCAACTTCCCGGTGGCGGTGTGGTCGTGGAACGCGGCGCTGGCCTTCGTCTGCGGCGATGCGGTGGTGTGGAAGCCCTCGGAGAAGACGCCGCTCACCGCGCTGGCGGTGGATGCCGTCTTCCGCCGGGCCGCCGCGCGCTTCGGCGACGTGCCGGAGGGGCTCTCCACCCTGGTGCTGGGCGGCCGCGACGCGGGCGAGGCGCTGGTGGACGATGCGCGCGTGCCGATTATTTCCGCCACCGGCTCCACCGCCATGGGCCGGTCCGTGGGGCCGCGCGTCGCCGAGCGCTTCGGCCGCGCCATCCTGGAGCTGGGCGGCAACAACGCCGCCATCGTCTGCCCCTCGGCCGATCTCGACCTCACGGTGCGGGCGGTGGCCTTCGCCGCCATGGGCACCGCTGGCCAGCGCTGCACCTCGCTGCGCCGCCTCATCGTGCACGACGGGATCTATGACGCGCTCGTCGCGCGGCTGAAGACGGCCTACGGCTCTGTGAGCGTAGGCGATCCGCGCGCGGCGGCAACGCTGGTGGGGCCGCTCATCGACGGCGCGGCGTTCGGCACCATGCAGCTCGCCCTCGACGCCGCGCGCGCCGCCGGCGGCACGGTGACCGGCGGCGAGCGGGTGGGGGAGGCGGCCTTGCCCGGCGCCTTCTATGTGCGTCCCGCCTTGGTGGAGATGCCGGCGCAGACCGACACGGTGGCGGCGGAGACCTTCGCCCCCATCCTCTACGTGCTGCGCTACGGCGCCTTTGCCGAGGCGGTGCGCCTCAACAACGAGGTGCCCCAGGGCCTCGCCTCCTCGGTGTTCACCACCGACCTGCGGGAAGCCGAGCTGTTCCTGTCCGTCACCGGGTCCGACTGCGGCATCGCCAACGTGAACATCGGCCCGTCGGGGGCGGAGATCGGCGGCGCGTTCGGCGGCGAGAAGGAGACCGGCGGCGGGCGCGAGGCCGGCTCCGACAGCTGGAAGGCCTATATGCGGCGCGCCACCAACACCATCAATTACGGCATGAAGCTGCCGCTGGCCCAGGGCGTGACCTTCGAGGTGGGATGA
- a CDS encoding TetR/AcrR family transcriptional regulator, which yields MMQDPRAEILRKAAELFAQKGYSESSLNELARAMNYSKGAIYNYFSSKQEIYDAIIIFTLTGLYETAAKAVKEADPPVERLRHYMMAHARFLADNYDCFVTMLVGFSGMANAELKDDALRLRDAHEGLLRQILAAGIADGSFRGIDAAMTGRAVLSLLSWMVRWFKPGGKKSAEDVAQDYFDLVLRGMQPREG from the coding sequence ATGATGCAGGACCCGCGCGCGGAAATCCTGCGCAAGGCGGCGGAGCTGTTCGCCCAGAAGGGATATTCCGAAAGCTCGCTCAACGAGCTCGCCCGCGCCATGAACTATTCCAAAGGCGCCATCTACAATTATTTCTCCTCCAAGCAGGAGATCTACGACGCCATCATCATCTTCACCCTCACCGGCCTCTACGAAACCGCGGCCAAGGCGGTGAAGGAGGCCGATCCGCCGGTGGAGCGCCTGCGCCACTACATGATGGCCCACGCCCGCTTCCTCGCGGACAATTACGACTGCTTCGTCACCATGCTGGTGGGCTTCTCCGGCATGGCCAATGCCGAGCTCAAGGACGACGCCCTGCGCCTGCGCGATGCCCATGAGGGCCTGCTGCGCCAGATCCTCGCCGCCGGCATCGCCGACGGCTCCTTCCGGGGCATCGACGCGGCCATGACCGGGCGCGCGGTGCTCTCGCTGCTGAGCTGGATGGTGCGCTGGTTCAAGCCCGGCGGAAAAAAGAGCGCCGAGGACGTGGCGCAGGACTATTTCGACCTCGTCCTGCGCGGGATGCAGCCGCGGGAGGGGTGA
- a CDS encoding CaiB/BaiF CoA transferase family protein, producing MSQPLAGLRVLELARILAGPWCGQMLADLGAEVIKVERPGAGDDTRTWGPPFLTGADGADLGAAYFHATNRGKRSVAVDFETEAGQATIRALARQSDVVIENFKLGGLKKYGLDYESLKAENPGLVYCSITGFGQDGPYARARGYDFLVQGMGGIMDLTGAPGGEPQKVGVAFADIFTGLYATIGILAALRRRESTGVGGHVDMALLDTQVGVLANQAMNYLASGKAPTRMGNAHPNIVPYQVFPCSDGYFIAAVGNDGQFARFCAVLGVAELAHEDDYRTNPERVAHRAALVPQLSARTAAFRRDDLLAALEKQGVPAGPINTVSQVFDDPQVKARGLRVDLVEAGGGTVPAVASPIVLDGERQVAKAASPRLGADTQAVLATIAALAQD from the coding sequence ATGTCCCAACCCCTCGCCGGCCTTCGCGTCCTCGAACTTGCCCGCATCCTCGCCGGTCCCTGGTGCGGGCAGATGCTCGCCGACCTCGGCGCCGAGGTGATCAAGGTGGAGCGGCCCGGCGCCGGCGACGACACCCGCACCTGGGGGCCTCCCTTCCTGACCGGGGCGGATGGAGCCGATCTCGGTGCCGCCTATTTCCACGCCACCAACCGCGGCAAGCGCTCGGTCGCCGTGGATTTCGAGACGGAGGCGGGGCAGGCCACCATCCGCGCCCTGGCCCGCCAGAGCGACGTGGTCATCGAGAATTTCAAGCTCGGCGGCCTGAAGAAATACGGCCTCGACTACGAGAGCCTGAAGGCGGAAAATCCCGGCCTCGTCTATTGCTCCATCACCGGTTTCGGCCAGGACGGGCCCTATGCCCGCGCGCGCGGCTACGATTTCCTGGTGCAGGGCATGGGCGGCATCATGGACCTCACCGGCGCGCCCGGGGGCGAGCCGCAGAAGGTGGGGGTGGCCTTCGCCGACATCTTCACCGGCCTCTACGCCACCATCGGCATCCTCGCCGCCCTGCGCCGGCGCGAGTCCACCGGTGTCGGCGGCCATGTGGACATGGCGCTGCTCGACACCCAGGTGGGGGTGCTCGCCAACCAGGCCATGAACTATCTCGCCTCCGGCAAGGCGCCGACGCGCATGGGCAATGCCCATCCCAACATCGTGCCGTACCAGGTCTTTCCCTGCTCGGACGGCTATTTCATCGCCGCCGTGGGCAATGACGGCCAGTTCGCCCGCTTCTGCGCCGTGCTCGGCGTGGCGGAGCTGGCGCACGAGGACGACTACCGCACCAATCCCGAGCGCGTCGCCCACCGGGCGGCGCTGGTGCCGCAGCTTTCGGCCCGCACCGCCGCCTTCCGCCGCGACGACCTGCTCGCGGCGCTGGAGAAGCAGGGCGTTCCGGCCGGCCCCATCAACACCGTGTCCCAGGTGTTCGACGACCCGCAGGTGAAGGCCCGCGGCCTGCGCGTGGACCTCGTCGAGGCCGGCGGCGGCACGGTGCCGGCGGTGGCGAGCCCCATCGTGCTCGACGGCGAGCGGCAGGTGGCGAAGGCCGCCAGCCCCCGCCTCGGGGCGGATACGCAGGCCGTGCTCGCCACCATCGCCGCCCTCGCGCAGGACTGA
- a CDS encoding NAD(P)/FAD-dependent oxidoreductase, giving the protein MAAFDVVVIGGAVTGSSVAYHLASDPGFGGRVLVLEPDPSYQRCASALSAASIRQQYSTAINVEISLHGISFLREIGERLAVEGERPEIGLTEGGYLFLAGPQGRAALAAGHGVQVAHGADIAFLEPEALAARFPWLNVEGLAAGCHGLSGEGWFDGYGLMQAFRRKARALGVTYRAARAQGVRVAGGRVAGVVLAGGEEIACGAVVNAAGAGGRAIARAAGIDIPIHMKKRMIFTFTAQDEVPGCPLLIDPSGTYVRPEGRGFLCGAAPAPEDDPDSDDFEVDHAFFDDVVWPALAARVPAFERIRPGRAWAGHYDMNAFDQNAFIGPVDGLEGFYLANGFSGHGLQQAPAVGRGIAELVVHGRYVSLDLSPLAFSRLAGNRPVRELKVV; this is encoded by the coding sequence ATGGCGGCGTTCGACGTGGTGGTGATCGGCGGGGCGGTGACCGGCTCCTCCGTCGCCTATCACCTGGCGTCGGATCCCGGCTTCGGCGGCCGGGTGCTGGTGCTGGAGCCCGATCCCTCCTACCAGCGCTGCGCCTCGGCCCTGTCGGCGGCGTCCATCCGCCAGCAATATTCCACCGCCATCAACGTTGAGATCTCGCTCCACGGCATCTCCTTCCTGCGCGAGATCGGCGAGAGGCTGGCGGTGGAGGGGGAGCGGCCGGAGATCGGCCTCACCGAGGGCGGCTATCTCTTCCTCGCCGGTCCGCAGGGGCGGGCGGCGCTGGCGGCGGGGCACGGCGTGCAGGTGGCGCATGGCGCCGACATCGCCTTCCTGGAGCCGGAGGCTCTGGCCGCCCGCTTCCCGTGGCTGAATGTCGAGGGCCTGGCCGCCGGCTGCCACGGCCTCTCCGGCGAAGGCTGGTTCGACGGCTACGGCCTCATGCAGGCCTTTCGCCGCAAGGCGCGCGCGCTGGGTGTCACCTACCGCGCGGCGCGGGCGCAGGGGGTGCGGGTGGCGGGCGGCCGGGTGGCCGGCGTGGTGCTGGCGGGGGGCGAGGAGATCGCCTGCGGCGCAGTGGTGAACGCGGCCGGAGCCGGCGGCCGGGCGATCGCGCGCGCGGCCGGCATCGACATCCCCATCCATATGAAGAAGCGGATGATTTTCACCTTCACCGCGCAGGACGAGGTGCCCGGCTGCCCGCTTCTCATCGATCCCAGCGGCACCTATGTGCGACCCGAGGGCCGGGGCTTCCTGTGCGGCGCGGCGCCGGCGCCGGAGGACGATCCGGACAGCGACGATTTCGAGGTGGACCACGCCTTCTTCGACGACGTGGTCTGGCCCGCGCTCGCCGCCCGCGTGCCAGCCTTCGAGCGCATCCGCCCGGGCCGCGCCTGGGCCGGGCATTACGACATGAACGCCTTTGACCAGAACGCTTTCATCGGTCCCGTCGACGGCCTGGAGGGCTTCTACCTCGCCAACGGTTTCTCCGGCCACGGGCTCCAGCAGGCGCCGGCGGTGGGGCGGGGCATTGCCGAACTGGTCGTGCACGGGCGCTATGTGAGCCTCGACCTCTCCCCGCTCGCCTTCTCCCGCCTCGCCGGCAACCGGCCGGTGCGCGAGCTGAAGGTGGTGTGA
- the ligD gene encoding DNA ligase D: MADLDLYRAKRDFAATPEPEGKAKGGAGRRKGRQPAPEGLFVVQKHAARRLHYDFRLEMGGVLKSWAVTRGPSLVPGEKRLAVHVEDHPLAYAGFEGTIPKGEYGGGSVIVWDRGTWTPVGDPHAAYAKGHMEFTLDGEKLHGRWHLVRMAPRGRGTADGKKDNWLLIKADDDAARPEGAPDVLDELPLSVLSGRDIADLSSDPPPEGKSTPRARSKPKVKAAPAGAAPAQAKAAPPPQPDPPVWPKGAKAAPLPDFVPPALATLATRPPAGQRYVHEIKFDGYRIEARIAGGRVRLLTRTGLDWTHRFGPEVLAVLAALPVREALIDGEMVVESGNGASDFSALQADLSDGRTDRFLYCAFDLLHLDGMDLTGAALVERKAALERLIPPGEGKVRFSIHFEDDGSLVLQHACRLSLEGVVSKLKNAPYRSGRSRDWIKSKCSDRQEFVIGGFVPSTTTRDAIGSLVLGAFEDGKLRHVGRVGTGFTARVAADLHALLAPDAVAASPFSGRLPAEAARGVTFVKPVHVAEVEFRSWTGDGHLRHAAFRGLRDDKPAAEVEREAPPPAAAKNTKDKTAEEEANPPRRRVRLTHPDRIYWPDVGLTKEGLADYYAEVWRHMAPFVAGRPLALVRCPEGIDGPRFFQKHPWKGLDRTILLVPDPQEPKAPPYVAVRDLDGLTALVQGAVLEIHPFGSTIADWERPDTLIMDLDPGDGVGWPAVLAAAAEVRARLEKAGLAAFVKTSGGKGLHVCAPLTPKADWAAAKAFTKAMAEAMATDSPTLYVATIAKARRTGRILVDYLRNQRGQTAVAPYSTRARPGAPVSMPLAWEELSTDIGPAHFTALNALTRLENLSADPWADFRRAAVPLPG, encoded by the coding sequence ATGGCCGACCTCGATCTCTACCGTGCCAAGCGCGATTTCGCCGCCACGCCCGAGCCCGAGGGCAAGGCGAAGGGCGGCGCCGGTCGCCGCAAGGGCCGCCAGCCGGCCCCCGAAGGCCTCTTCGTGGTGCAGAAGCACGCGGCGCGCCGGCTGCATTACGACTTCCGCCTGGAGATGGGCGGGGTGCTGAAGAGCTGGGCGGTGACGCGCGGCCCGAGCCTCGTGCCCGGCGAGAAGCGCCTCGCCGTGCATGTGGAGGACCATCCCCTCGCCTATGCCGGCTTCGAGGGCACCATCCCCAAGGGCGAGTATGGCGGCGGCAGCGTCATCGTCTGGGATCGCGGCACCTGGACCCCGGTGGGCGACCCGCACGCCGCCTATGCCAAGGGCCATATGGAATTCACCCTGGACGGGGAAAAGCTCCACGGCCGCTGGCACCTGGTGCGCATGGCGCCGCGCGGCCGGGGAACGGCGGACGGGAAGAAGGACAACTGGCTGCTGATCAAGGCCGATGACGATGCCGCCCGGCCGGAGGGGGCGCCGGATGTTCTCGACGAGCTGCCCCTCTCGGTGCTGAGCGGGCGCGACATCGCCGATCTTTCCAGCGACCCGCCGCCCGAGGGCAAGAGCACGCCGAGGGCGAGAAGCAAGCCGAAGGTGAAGGCGGCTCCCGCAGGCGCGGCGCCGGCGCAAGCGAAAGCGGCTCCGCCGCCGCAGCCCGATCCCCCTGTTTGGCCCAAGGGTGCCAAAGCGGCGCCGCTGCCGGACTTCGTGCCTCCGGCGCTGGCCACCCTCGCCACCCGCCCGCCGGCGGGGCAGCGCTACGTGCACGAGATCAAGTTCGACGGCTACCGCATCGAGGCGCGCATCGCCGGCGGGCGGGTGCGGCTTCTCACCCGCACCGGGCTCGACTGGACCCACAGGTTCGGCCCCGAGGTCCTGGCGGTGCTGGCGGCCTTGCCGGTGCGCGAGGCCCTGATCGACGGCGAGATGGTGGTGGAAAGCGGCAACGGCGCCTCCGACTTCTCGGCCCTGCAGGCGGACCTGAGCGACGGCCGCACCGACCGCTTCCTCTATTGCGCCTTCGACCTCCTGCATCTTGACGGCATGGACCTGACCGGCGCCGCCCTCGTCGAGCGCAAGGCGGCCCTGGAGCGGCTGATCCCGCCCGGCGAGGGCAAGGTGCGGTTCTCCATCCATTTCGAGGACGACGGCTCCCTCGTGCTCCAGCACGCCTGCCGGCTCAGCCTGGAGGGCGTCGTCTCCAAGCTGAAGAATGCCCCCTACCGCTCCGGCCGCTCGCGCGACTGGATCAAGTCCAAGTGCTCGGACCGGCAGGAGTTCGTCATCGGCGGCTTCGTGCCCTCCACCACCACCCGCGACGCCATCGGCTCGCTGGTGCTGGGGGCGTTCGAGGACGGCAAGCTGCGCCACGTGGGGCGCGTGGGCACCGGCTTCACCGCCCGCGTGGCCGCCGACCTGCATGCGCTGCTGGCGCCGGACGCGGTCGCCGCATCGCCCTTTTCCGGCAGGCTCCCGGCGGAGGCGGCGCGGGGCGTCACCTTCGTGAAGCCGGTCCATGTGGCGGAGGTGGAATTCCGCAGCTGGACGGGGGACGGCCATTTGCGCCACGCCGCCTTCCGCGGCCTGCGCGACGACAAGCCCGCCGCCGAGGTGGAGCGCGAGGCGCCGCCGCCCGCCGCCGCGAAAAATACGAAAGACAAGACGGCAGAAGAGGAAGCAAATCCGCCCCGGCGCCGCGTGCGCCTCACCCATCCCGACCGCATCTACTGGCCGGATGTGGGACTGACCAAGGAAGGCCTCGCCGATTACTATGCCGAGGTCTGGCGCCACATGGCCCCCTTCGTCGCTGGCCGGCCGCTGGCCCTGGTGCGCTGCCCGGAGGGGATCGACGGCCCCCGCTTCTTCCAGAAGCACCCATGGAAGGGGCTCGACCGCACCATCCTGCTGGTGCCCGATCCGCAGGAGCCGAAGGCGCCGCCCTATGTGGCCGTCCGCGACCTCGACGGGCTCACCGCTTTGGTGCAGGGGGCGGTGCTGGAGATCCACCCCTTCGGCTCCACCATCGCCGACTGGGAGCGACCCGACACCTTGATCATGGACCTCGACCCCGGCGACGGGGTCGGCTGGCCCGCCGTGCTCGCGGCGGCGGCGGAGGTGCGGGCGCGGCTGGAGAAAGCCGGGCTCGCCGCCTTCGTGAAAACCTCCGGCGGCAAGGGTTTGCACGTCTGCGCCCCGCTGACGCCGAAGGCCGACTGGGCGGCGGCGAAGGCCTTCACCAAGGCCATGGCGGAGGCGATGGCCACCGACAGCCCGACCCTCTATGTCGCCACCATCGCCAAGGCCAGGCGCACGGGGCGCATCCTCGTCGACTACCTGCGCAACCAGCGCGGCCAGACGGCGGTGGCGCCCTATTCCACCCGCGCCCGGCCCGGCGCCCCTGTCTCCATGCCGCTGGCCTGGGAGGAGCTGTCCACCGACATCGGCCCGGCCCACTTTACCGCGCTCAACGCCCTGACGCGGCTTGAAAATCTTTCCGCCGACCCGTGGGCGGACTTCCGCCGGGCGGCGGTTCCCCTGCCCGGCTGA